One Prodigiosinella aquatilis DNA window includes the following coding sequences:
- the znuB gene encoding zinc ABC transporter permease subunit ZnuB translates to MIELLFPGWLAGVFLSIAAGPLGSFVVWRRMSYFGDTLAHASLLGVALGLLLDVSPFYAVLAVTLVLSLGLVWLEQRPNLAIDTLLGIMAHSALSLGLVVVSLMNNVRVDLMAYLFGDLLSVTTSDLLLIGPGIVLVVIVLCWQWRALLSMTISPELAHVDGIHLQRTKLLLMLITALTIGLAMKFVGALIITSLLIIPAATARRFARTPEQMAGVAVIIGILAVTGGLAVSADLNTPAGPSVVLCASLLFMLSLLKKQAA, encoded by the coding sequence ATGATTGAGCTGTTGTTTCCTGGTTGGCTGGCGGGGGTTTTTCTGTCCATAGCGGCAGGCCCGCTGGGGTCGTTCGTTGTCTGGCGTCGAATGTCCTATTTTGGCGATACGCTGGCACACGCGTCATTATTGGGCGTCGCACTGGGTCTGCTGCTGGATGTGAGTCCATTTTATGCGGTGCTCGCTGTCACACTGGTATTGTCGCTGGGGTTGGTCTGGTTGGAACAACGTCCTAATCTGGCGATTGATACCTTGTTGGGCATTATGGCCCACAGTGCGCTGTCGCTGGGGTTGGTGGTGGTCAGCCTGATGAATAATGTTCGCGTGGATCTGATGGCCTATCTGTTTGGTGACCTGCTTTCCGTTACCACTAGCGATTTACTGCTGATTGGCCCCGGTATTGTGCTGGTGGTCATAGTTCTGTGCTGGCAATGGCGAGCGCTGTTATCCATGACCATCAGCCCGGAACTGGCCCATGTCGATGGTATCCATCTGCAACGTACCAAACTGTTATTGATGTTGATAACCGCATTAACCATTGGGTTGGCGATGAAATTTGTTGGGGCGCTGATTATTACTTCGCTGTTGATCATTCCTGCCGCCACTGCCCGTCGCTTTGCCCGCACGCCGGAACAAATGGCCGGAGTAGCGGTAATTATCGGGATTCTGGCGGTAACGGGTGGACTGGCGGTTTCTGCCGATCTTAATACACCGGCCGGCCCGTCGGTTGTGTTGTGCGCATCGCTGCTGTTTATGCTGAGTCTGCTAAAGAAGCAGGCCGCGTAA
- the znuC gene encoding zinc ABC transporter ATP-binding protein ZnuC — MSTLVTLDNISVQFGNRRVLTDISLTLQAGRILTLIGPNGAGKSTLVRVVLGLLSPDNGNIQRVPNLRIGYVPQKLHLDATLPLTVSRFMQLRPGIKKQEIMPALKRVQAGHLLNQPMQKLSGGENQRVLLARAILANPQLLVLDEPTQGVDVNGQLALYELINQLRQELNCGVLMVSHDLHLVMAKTDEVLCLNQHICCSGTPEVVSLHPEFLAMFGHRGAEQLAIYRHHHNHRHDLNGRVILKKQDGNDK, encoded by the coding sequence ATGTCTACTCTGGTCACACTTGATAATATTTCTGTGCAATTTGGCAATCGGCGCGTGTTGACCGATATTTCCCTCACCCTTCAGGCAGGGCGGATTTTAACCCTGATCGGTCCGAACGGTGCCGGAAAATCGACACTGGTGCGGGTGGTTCTGGGTTTACTCTCTCCCGATAATGGCAATATTCAGCGTGTCCCGAATCTGCGTATCGGTTACGTGCCGCAAAAATTGCATCTGGACGCCACACTACCGTTGACCGTCAGCCGTTTTATGCAGCTGCGCCCCGGCATAAAAAAGCAAGAGATTATGCCGGCGCTTAAACGCGTCCAGGCCGGACATCTGCTGAACCAACCAATGCAAAAACTCTCTGGCGGGGAAAACCAGCGTGTCCTGCTGGCCCGCGCCATTCTCGCCAATCCACAGTTATTGGTGCTGGACGAACCCACCCAGGGTGTCGACGTCAATGGTCAATTGGCACTGTATGAACTGATCAACCAGTTGCGACAAGAGCTTAACTGCGGCGTACTGATGGTTTCTCACGATTTACATCTGGTTATGGCCAAGACCGATGAAGTGCTGTGCCTTAATCAACATATCTGTTGTTCTGGAACGCCTGAAGTGGTTTCCCTGCATCCGGAATTTCTGGCGATGTTCGGTCATCGCGGCGCGGAACAACTGGCTATCTACCGTCACCACCATAACCACCGGCATGACTTGAATGGACGCGTTATTTTGAAAAAACAGGATGGGAACGACAAATGA
- the znuA gene encoding zinc ABC transporter substrate-binding protein ZnuA, with protein MPTHHVNNWLKSVLTASALLTSVASIPVASAAVLTSIRPLGFIAAAIADGVTPVDILLPDGASPHNYALRPSDVQHLRSADLVIWIGPDMEAFLAKPLQQVAAARQISLADVPAIKAELLKSPPHHEHEMTTNSAHDATAEAEDDDGDRHHHGDINMHIWMSPVIAKAAAVAIHDKLLELMPQNRDKLDGNLRYFTEKLAQTDKNIGNMLSPVQGKGYFVFHDAYGYFEKHYRLKPLGHFTINPAIQPGAQRLHQIRTQLVEHKAVCVFAEPQFRPAVIDAVVKGTGVHIGVLDPLGSNVVLDKDSYTHFLLKLSNEYLSCLEKK; from the coding sequence ATGCCTACGCATCACGTAAATAATTGGCTGAAATCTGTACTGACTGCCAGCGCACTTTTGACGTCAGTTGCGTCAATACCCGTGGCCTCAGCCGCCGTATTGACATCAATTCGCCCACTGGGATTTATCGCCGCCGCGATTGCGGATGGCGTCACGCCGGTAGATATTTTGTTGCCCGATGGCGCGTCGCCTCACAATTATGCTCTGCGCCCGTCTGATGTCCAGCATTTACGGTCTGCGGATTTGGTGATTTGGATCGGTCCTGACATGGAGGCATTTCTGGCTAAACCACTACAGCAGGTCGCCGCAGCCAGGCAGATTTCACTGGCGGATGTGCCAGCCATCAAGGCTGAATTGTTGAAATCGCCACCGCATCACGAGCATGAAATGACAACGAATTCTGCACATGATGCCACCGCGGAGGCGGAAGATGATGATGGCGACAGGCACCATCACGGGGATATCAACATGCATATCTGGATGTCGCCAGTGATAGCAAAGGCCGCCGCTGTCGCTATACATGATAAATTATTGGAACTTATGCCACAGAATAGAGACAAATTAGACGGCAATCTGCGTTATTTCACTGAGAAACTTGCACAAACGGATAAAAATATTGGTAATATGCTGTCGCCTGTGCAAGGGAAAGGCTATTTCGTGTTTCATGATGCCTACGGCTATTTTGAGAAACACTATAGATTAAAGCCACTTGGTCATTTTACGATCAACCCGGCCATCCAGCCTGGTGCGCAGCGTTTACATCAAATACGAACACAGTTGGTTGAGCATAAGGCCGTTTGCGTTTTTGCTGAGCCACAATTCAGGCCAGCAGTTATTGATGCTGTCGTTAAGGGAACGGGTGTGCATATCGGCGTACTCGATCCATTGGGAAGCAACGTCGTTCTGGATAAAGACAGCTACACGCATTTTCTGCTGAAATTGTCTAACGAATATCTGAGCTGCCTGGAGAAAAAATAA
- the mepM gene encoding murein DD-endopeptidase MepM — MQQIVRTIALAYNSLPRPHRVMLGSLTVVTLAVAVWRPFVYPPVTNTPGSKTETLSSQSLTPSASEPLDATPAAPPTASAESTEMNSEPLDQPAPGQDIPSDELDDKVSDDSGSHEYVVSAGDTLSSILTQYGIDIADITALAEQNPALRNLKIGQQITWQLGDTGLLQSLHWQVSRRESRTYQRIGDNFKESIENVEGEWHNSVIAGRLTSSFVNSARSVGLTTNEIREVIKALQWQLDFRKLHKDDSFAVLMSREVLAGHNEQSELLGVRLRSGGKDYYAFRADDGKFYDREGSGLSRGFLRFPTMKQFRVSSNFNPRRLNPVTGRVAPHRGVDFAMPVGTPVLATGDGEVVVAKRDPLAGSYIAIRHGRQYTTRYMHLHRLLVKPGEKVKRGERIALSGNTGRSTGPHLHYEVWINQQAVNPLTAKLPRSEGLSGKERRDYLAQVRKMAPQLQFD, encoded by the coding sequence GTGCAGCAGATAGTCCGAACTATCGCTCTGGCGTATAACAGTCTACCCAGACCCCACCGCGTGATGCTGGGGTCGCTAACTGTAGTCACCCTGGCCGTCGCTGTTTGGCGGCCATTTGTTTATCCTCCGGTTACTAATACGCCTGGCAGTAAAACTGAAACCCTATCTTCACAATCACTCACTCCGTCTGCAAGTGAACCGTTGGATGCCACTCCTGCCGCGCCTCCGACAGCGTCTGCAGAATCTACGGAAATGAACAGCGAACCACTTGATCAGCCAGCACCGGGGCAGGATATCCCGTCGGATGAGCTGGACGATAAAGTATCTGATGATAGCGGATCTCACGAGTATGTGGTGTCGGCTGGTGATACCCTCAGCAGTATTCTGACTCAGTATGGTATTGATATCGCCGATATCACTGCACTAGCTGAGCAGAATCCCGCATTGCGTAATCTGAAAATCGGTCAGCAGATCACCTGGCAACTGGGTGATACCGGTCTGTTACAAAGCCTGCACTGGCAGGTTTCCCGTCGTGAATCCCGTACCTATCAACGTATTGGCGATAATTTCAAAGAGTCCATCGAGAATGTTGAAGGTGAGTGGCATAACAGTGTAATCGCCGGACGGTTGACTAGCAGTTTTGTTAACAGCGCCCGCAGTGTCGGATTAACCACCAACGAGATTAGGGAAGTTATCAAAGCATTGCAGTGGCAGTTGGATTTCCGCAAATTGCATAAAGATGACAGTTTTGCGGTATTGATGTCCCGCGAAGTGCTGGCTGGCCACAATGAGCAGAGCGAACTGCTGGGTGTACGTCTGAGAAGCGGCGGCAAAGATTATTATGCGTTCCGTGCTGACGACGGCAAATTCTACGATCGGGAAGGTTCAGGACTCTCACGCGGTTTCTTGCGTTTCCCCACCATGAAACAGTTTCGGGTTTCTTCCAACTTTAATCCGCGACGCCTTAACCCGGTAACGGGGCGTGTGGCACCACATAGAGGTGTCGATTTTGCCATGCCGGTTGGTACGCCAGTGTTGGCGACCGGTGACGGTGAAGTCGTGGTGGCTAAACGTGATCCCCTGGCAGGGAGTTATATCGCTATTCGTCATGGACGCCAGTACACTACGCGTTATATGCACTTGCATCGGCTGCTGGTGAAACCCGGTGAGAAGGTGAAACGCGGTGAACGTATTGCCTTATCTGGTAATACGGGCCGTTCAACCGGACCACATCTGCATTATGAAGTGTGGATCAATCAGCAGGCGGTAAATCCGCTAACGGCGAAATTGCCGCGTTCTGAAGGGTTGAGCGGTAAAGAGCGCCGCGATTATCTGGCTCAGGTACGTAAAATGGCGCCACAGTTGCAGTTTGATTAA
- the lpxM gene encoding lauroyl-Kdo(2)-lipid IV(A) myristoyltransferase (LpxM is lauroyl-Kdo(2)-lipid IV(A) myristoyltransferase, an enzyme characterized in Escherichia coli and involved in biosynthesis of the form of lipid A found in that species and some closely related species.), producing MEREQKANIEYIPRFRREFFHPRYWGVWLSVGMMIVVACIPGRLRDPVLGALGRLVGRVSRGARRRARINLLYCMPDVPELQREKIIDDMFATATQSMILMMELAVISPRRVNERVRWHGYEIIEQLEAQQRNIIFLVPHGWAVDVPAMLISWRGHRIAAMMHNQKNPLVDYLWNALRIRFGGRVHARNDGIKPFINSVRKGYWGYYLPDQDHGPEHSEFVDFFATYKATLPAVGRLMKVCRAEIVPLFPVYNAKESRLEVYIRPPMSDLDGADDTYIARRMNEEVETLVRPYPEQYTWILKILKTRKSGETEPYLRKDLYPRK from the coding sequence ATGGAAAGAGAGCAAAAAGCTAACATTGAATATATTCCCCGGTTCCGTCGCGAGTTTTTTCATCCTCGTTATTGGGGGGTGTGGCTGAGTGTTGGGATGATGATCGTGGTTGCCTGCATTCCTGGGCGTCTGCGTGACCCGGTACTGGGTGCGCTTGGCCGTCTGGTTGGGCGTGTGTCACGTGGCGCACGGCGACGTGCTCGCATCAATCTGCTGTATTGCATGCCGGATGTACCCGAGTTACAGCGGGAAAAAATCATTGATGACATGTTTGCCACCGCCACACAGTCCATGATTTTGATGATGGAGCTGGCGGTCATTTCTCCCCGGCGGGTGAATGAACGAGTGCGCTGGCATGGTTATGAGATCATTGAACAACTGGAAGCCCAGCAGCGTAATATTATTTTTCTGGTGCCACATGGCTGGGCTGTGGATGTCCCGGCGATGCTGATCAGTTGGCGTGGTCACCGGATCGCGGCCATGATGCATAATCAGAAAAATCCCCTGGTGGATTATCTGTGGAATGCATTGCGTATCCGCTTCGGTGGGCGTGTGCATGCACGTAATGACGGTATCAAACCGTTTATCAACTCGGTAAGAAAAGGGTATTGGGGATATTATCTTCCTGACCAGGATCATGGGCCGGAACACAGTGAATTTGTGGATTTCTTCGCGACCTATAAAGCCACATTGCCTGCGGTAGGGCGTTTGATGAAAGTGTGCCGGGCCGAGATTGTGCCGTTATTCCCGGTATATAACGCGAAAGAATCCCGATTGGAAGTCTATATTCGCCCGCCGATGAGCGATCTGGACGGTGCCGATGATACTTATATTGCCCGGCGGATGAATGAAGAGGTCGAAACGCTGGTGCGACCTTACCCGGAACAATACACCTGGATTCTGAAAATACTGAAAACACGTAAATCAGGCGAGACAGAGCCATATTTACGCAAGGATCTTTATCCGCGTAAGTAA
- the pyk gene encoding pyruvate kinase, which produces MSRRLRRTKIVTTLGPATDRDNNLEKIIAAGANVVRLNFSHGIPEDHIIRANKVREIAARLGRHVAILGDLQGPKIRVSTFKEGKVFLNIGDKFLLDANMTKGEGDKEKVGIDYKGLPGDVVPGDILLLDDGRVQLKVLKVENMKVFTEVTVGGPLSNNKGINKLGGGLSAEALTEKDKEDILTAAKINVDYLAISFPRTGEDLNYARRLARDAGCNAKIVAKVERAEAVASDEAMDDIILASDVVMVARGDLGVEIGDAELVGIQKKLIRRARKLNRAVITATQMMESMITNPMPTRAEVMDVANAVLDGTDAVMLSAETAAGQYPAETVAAMAKVCLGAEKIPSINISKHRLDVEFDNIEESIAMSAMYAANHLKGVTAIIAMTESGRTALMMSRISSGLPIFAMSRHEHTLNLTALYRGVTPVQFTGYTDGIVAANDAVLILRDKGFLVSGDLVIVTQGDVMGTVGTTNTVRILRVE; this is translated from the coding sequence ATGTCCAGACGGCTCAGAAGAACCAAAATTGTTACCACACTGGGGCCGGCTACTGACCGCGACAATAATCTGGAAAAGATTATTGCCGCAGGCGCGAATGTAGTCCGCCTGAATTTTTCTCATGGCATCCCTGAAGATCATATAATCCGTGCCAATAAAGTTCGTGAAATTGCGGCCAGACTCGGCCGCCATGTTGCTATTCTTGGCGATCTCCAGGGTCCCAAAATCCGCGTTTCCACCTTCAAGGAAGGTAAAGTTTTTCTCAATATCGGTGATAAATTCCTGCTTGATGCCAACATGACCAAGGGCGAAGGCGATAAGGAAAAAGTCGGTATTGACTATAAAGGCCTGCCAGGTGACGTCGTGCCGGGTGATATTCTGCTGTTGGATGATGGCCGGGTACAGTTGAAAGTATTGAAAGTGGAAAACATGAAGGTGTTTACCGAAGTAACGGTAGGTGGCCCACTTTCCAACAACAAAGGCATCAATAAGCTGGGTGGTGGTCTCTCTGCCGAAGCGCTGACTGAAAAAGACAAAGAAGACATCCTCACCGCCGCCAAAATCAATGTGGATTACCTGGCAATTTCCTTCCCGCGTACCGGCGAAGACCTGAACTATGCTCGTCGTCTGGCCCGTGATGCGGGTTGTAACGCTAAAATTGTTGCCAAAGTGGAACGTGCGGAAGCCGTCGCCAGCGACGAAGCGATGGATGACATCATTCTGGCCTCTGACGTAGTCATGGTGGCACGTGGCGACCTGGGTGTGGAAATTGGCGACGCGGAACTGGTTGGTATCCAGAAAAAACTGATTCGTCGTGCCCGTAAACTGAATCGTGCGGTGATCACCGCTACGCAGATGATGGAATCGATGATTACCAATCCAATGCCAACCCGTGCGGAAGTGATGGACGTCGCCAACGCCGTGTTGGATGGTACCGACGCCGTCATGCTTTCGGCAGAAACCGCGGCGGGTCAGTATCCGGCGGAAACCGTGGCCGCCATGGCAAAAGTATGTCTGGGCGCGGAAAAGATCCCCAGCATCAACATATCAAAACACCGTCTTGACGTAGAGTTTGACAACATCGAAGAGTCTATTGCGATGTCTGCCATGTACGCGGCCAATCATCTGAAAGGGGTGACCGCGATTATTGCCATGACCGAATCTGGCCGTACCGCGCTGATGATGTCCCGTATCAGTTCTGGTCTGCCAATTTTCGCCATGTCTCGTCATGAACACACACTCAACCTGACCGCATTGTATCGTGGTGTCACGCCCGTGCAGTTTACCGGCTACACTGACGGCATCGTAGCCGCCAATGACGCCGTGCTCATATTGCGCGACAAAGGTTTTCTGGTGTCCGGCGATCTGGTGATCGTCACTCAGGGTGATGTGATGGGAACCGTAGGCACAACGAATACAGTCCGTATTCTGCGGGTGGAATAA
- a CDS encoding MurR/RpiR family transcriptional regulator yields MNMLEKIQSYLELLSKSERKVAEVILASPQTAIHSSIATLAGVAEVSEPTVNRFCRRLETKGFPDFKLHLAQSLANGTPYVNRNVEEDDTVEAYTSKIFESTMAGLEHVKSCLDIAAINRAVDLLTQAKKISFFGFGASAAVAHDAMNKFFRFNIPVVYFDDLVMQRMGCMNSGEGDVVVLISHTGRTKSLVEMAHLARENDATVIAITSDDTPLSREASLTLRVEVPEDTDVYMPMVSRIAQLTLIDVLATGFTLRRGAKFRDNLKRVKEALRESRFDKEERFSKPFG; encoded by the coding sequence ATGAATATGCTGGAAAAAATCCAGAGCTATCTGGAGCTGCTGAGCAAATCTGAACGAAAAGTGGCTGAAGTCATCCTCGCATCACCCCAGACAGCCATTCATTCCAGTATCGCCACACTGGCCGGTGTGGCTGAAGTCAGTGAACCCACTGTCAATCGATTCTGTCGCCGCCTTGAGACCAAAGGTTTTCCTGATTTTAAACTACATCTGGCCCAAAGTCTGGCTAATGGCACACCTTATGTGAACCGCAATGTAGAAGAAGATGATACGGTGGAGGCTTACACCAGTAAGATCTTTGAATCCACCATGGCGGGATTGGAACACGTGAAATCCTGTCTGGATATTGCCGCCATCAATCGCGCCGTGGATCTGCTTACGCAGGCCAAGAAGATCTCTTTCTTCGGGTTTGGTGCGTCGGCGGCCGTCGCTCATGATGCCATGAATAAATTTTTCCGTTTTAATATTCCGGTGGTTTACTTTGATGATCTGGTGATGCAGCGTATGGGCTGCATGAACTCGGGTGAAGGCGATGTGGTGGTGTTGATTTCGCACACCGGCCGCACGAAAAGCCTGGTGGAAATGGCACATCTGGCGCGTGAAAACGATGCCACCGTTATCGCCATTACCTCAGACGATACGCCGCTGTCCAGGGAAGCCTCACTCACTCTGCGAGTGGAAGTACCGGAAGATACCGATGTCTATATGCCAATGGTATCGCGAATTGCCCAGCTTACATTGATTGATGTGCTGGCCACCGGGTTTACCTTGCGTCGCGGCGCAAAATTCCGGGATAACTTGAAGCGTGTCAAGGAAGCATTACGAGAATCGCGTTTTGATAAGGAAGAACGATTCAGCAAACCTTTTGGTTAA
- the zwf gene encoding glucose-6-phosphate dehydrogenase, protein MAVTSTAQACDLVIFGAKGDLARRKLLPSLYQLEKAGHIHPDTRIIGVGRAEWDKTAYIEVVKEAFDTFLKEPLDATLWKTLSERLDFCQLDVEDTAGFERLGEMLDQENRATINYFAMPPSTFGAICRGLGKAGLNKEPARVVMEKPLGTDLASSRVINDQVAEYFNECQVYRIDHYLGKETVLNLLALRFANSLFANNWDNRTIDHVQITVAEEVGIEGRWGYFDQAGQMRDMIQNHLLQILTIIAMSPPSDLSTDRIRDEKVKVLRSLRRIDRTNVHETTVRGQYTSGFVQGKKVPGYLEEEGANKSSSTETFVAIRVDIDDWRWSGVPFYLRTGKRLPSKCSEVVVYFKNPVLNLFHDSYQQLPQNKLIIRLQPDEGIEIQILNKIPGLEHKHRLQTTKLDLSFSETFNQQHLADAYERLLLETMRGIQALFVRRDEVEEAWKWVDSIMEAWGMDNDLPKPYPAGNWGPVASVAMITRDGRSWSEVE, encoded by the coding sequence ATGGCGGTAACTTCTACAGCCCAGGCGTGTGACCTGGTGATTTTCGGTGCGAAGGGCGATCTGGCGCGCCGTAAATTGCTGCCTTCACTGTATCAATTGGAAAAAGCAGGCCATATTCACCCGGATACCCGTATTATCGGCGTGGGCCGGGCTGAGTGGGATAAAACCGCTTATATCGAGGTGGTGAAGGAAGCGTTTGATACCTTTCTCAAAGAACCGCTGGATGCAACATTATGGAAAACACTGAGCGAACGTCTGGATTTCTGCCAACTGGATGTTGAGGATACTGCCGGGTTTGAGCGCCTGGGAGAGATGCTCGATCAAGAAAATCGCGCCACCATTAACTATTTTGCCATGCCGCCCAGCACCTTTGGTGCGATCTGTCGTGGCCTGGGTAAAGCCGGGCTGAACAAAGAACCGGCTCGTGTGGTGATGGAAAAACCGCTGGGTACTGATCTGGCGTCGTCACGGGTAATTAACGATCAGGTGGCGGAGTACTTTAACGAGTGCCAGGTCTATCGCATCGACCACTATCTGGGTAAAGAAACCGTATTGAACCTACTGGCGCTGCGCTTTGCCAATTCGTTGTTCGCGAACAACTGGGATAATCGCACTATCGACCATGTGCAGATTACCGTGGCGGAAGAGGTGGGGATTGAAGGACGTTGGGGCTATTTTGACCAGGCCGGTCAAATGCGTGACATGATCCAAAACCATCTGTTGCAAATCCTGACCATCATTGCCATGTCGCCTCCATCTGATCTCAGCACTGACCGCATCCGTGATGAAAAAGTGAAGGTGCTGCGCTCGCTGCGCCGTATCGACCGTACCAACGTGCATGAAACCACGGTACGTGGGCAGTATACCTCGGGTTTTGTACAAGGTAAGAAAGTGCCCGGCTATCTGGAAGAAGAGGGCGCCAATAAGTCCAGCAGCACCGAAACGTTCGTGGCAATTCGTGTGGATATTGACGATTGGCGCTGGTCCGGTGTGCCATTTTACCTGCGTACCGGTAAGCGACTGCCGAGCAAATGTTCTGAAGTGGTGGTGTATTTCAAAAATCCGGTGTTGAATCTGTTTCATGATTCTTATCAGCAGTTACCACAGAACAAGCTGATTATTCGTTTACAGCCGGATGAAGGTATTGAAATCCAGATCCTGAACAAGATCCCTGGGCTGGAGCATAAACACCGGTTGCAAACCACCAAGCTGGATCTGAGTTTCTCCGAAACCTTTAATCAACAGCATCTGGCTGACGCCTATGAGCGTTTGCTGCTGGAAACCATGCGCGGCATTCAGGCGCTGTTTGTTCGTCGTGATGAAGTGGAAGAGGCCTGGAAATGGGTTGATTCCATTATGGAAGCCTGGGGCATGGACAATGATTTACCTAAGCCTTATCCAGCGGGGAACTGGGGCCCGGTTGCCTCGGTTGCGATGATTACCCGCGATGGACGCTCCTGGAGTGAAGTGGAGTAA
- a CDS encoding bifunctional 4-hydroxy-2-oxoglutarate aldolase/2-dehydro-3-deoxy-phosphogluconate aldolase, with amino-acid sequence MKNWKTSAEQILTAGPVVPVIVINKLEHAVPMAKALVAGGVRVLELTLRTDCAVDAIRLIANEVPDAIVGAGTVTNPQQLAQVTEAGAQFAISPGLTEPLLKAAIDGTIPLIPGISTVSELMLGMDYGLREFKFFPAEANGGVKALQAIAGPFGKIRFCPTGGITPKNYRDYLALKSVLCVGGSWLVPVDALESGDYARITELAREAVAGAKA; translated from the coding sequence ATGAAAAACTGGAAGACCAGTGCGGAACAGATTTTGACAGCTGGTCCGGTTGTTCCTGTGATTGTGATTAACAAGTTGGAACATGCCGTACCTATGGCAAAAGCCTTGGTCGCTGGTGGTGTCCGTGTGCTGGAACTGACACTACGTACTGACTGTGCGGTGGACGCGATTCGCCTGATTGCCAACGAAGTCCCAGACGCTATTGTCGGTGCCGGTACGGTGACCAATCCACAGCAATTGGCGCAAGTGACTGAAGCCGGTGCGCAGTTTGCCATTAGTCCGGGTCTGACCGAACCGCTGCTGAAAGCGGCTATTGACGGCACCATTCCATTGATTCCGGGTATTAGCACGGTGTCTGAATTGATGCTGGGGATGGATTATGGATTGCGTGAATTCAAATTCTTCCCGGCGGAAGCCAATGGTGGTGTGAAAGCGCTACAGGCCATTGCCGGGCCATTCGGGAAAATCCGTTTCTGCCCGACCGGTGGGATCACGCCGAAAAACTATCGTGATTATCTGGCACTGAAAAGCGTGCTGTGCGTAGGGGGTTCCTGGTTGGTACCGGTGGATGCATTGGAAAGCGGTGATTATGCTCGTATCACCGAACTGGCTCGCGAAGCGGTGGCTGGCGCCAAGGCATAA